One window of the Anoplolepis gracilipes chromosome 9, ASM4749672v1, whole genome shotgun sequence genome contains the following:
- the LOC140669693 gene encoding glucose dehydrogenase [FAD, quinone]-like: protein MRKFCLTILFLGNATGILSPGILETIHHFFSGFPPAPKIQELEDGIPDYIFPSVDFLVIGAGTAGSVVANRLTENPNWKVLVLEEGDDEIFLTDVPFFSPLLFTTDYVRVYKSEPRPQDTSGHGGYCLSIVDGRCNLISGKAVGGTSVVNFMVYSRGSPADYDAWAALNNPGWSYKEVLPYFIKSERCKLMDEDARLSKFPREHSYVTTPCCWQHHFWRSK, encoded by the exons ATGCGCAAGTTCTGCTTGACAATCTTGTTCCTGGGAAACGCGACTGGGATTTTGTCACCGGGTATTCTCGAGACGATTCATCACTTCTTCTCAGGCTTTCCACCCGCACCAAAAATACAGGAGCTTGAGGACGGAATACCCGATTACATTTTTCCCTCCGTCGACTTTCTGGTGATCGGAGCCGGCACGGCTGGATCCGTAGTCGCGAATCGTCTAACCGAGAATCCTAACTGGAAAGTCCTGGTGCTCGAGGAGGGCGACGACGAGATCTTCCTCACGGATGTCCCCTTTTTCTCACCATTACTTTTTACGACGGATTACGTTCGCGTGTACAAAAGTGAGCCGCGACCACAGGACACGAGTGGCCATGGAGGATATTGTTTGTCGATAGTCGATGGCCGTTGCAACTTAATATCCGGTAAGGCAGTCGGAGGTACCTCGGTAGTGAACTTCATGGTGTACTCGAGAGGATCGCCCGCTGACTACGATGCCTGGGCGGCGTTGAATAATCCAGGCTGGAGTTACAAGGAAGTACTGCCCTATTTCATCAAGTCCGAGAGATGCAAGCTGATGGATGAAGACGCAAG GCTATCAAAGTTTCCACGAGAGCACTCATACGTTACGACACCATGCTGTTGGCAGCACCATTTCTG